One genomic segment of Paenibacillus durus includes these proteins:
- a CDS encoding aminoacyl-tRNA deacylase, which yields MNQLEQLEHVLQEKGVKYEIIKHEGPIKTAQEGAAFLGIEIGQTAPALVLRAGNEYCALIVSGDRGRVNLEETAALMGYDSLKMASPKQVLQLTGQEVGSVSLMLPLPCIVDRKLFRYPFVYGGTGEPGSTLKISPQALEQLNEVVAYLD from the coding sequence ATGAATCAATTAGAGCAATTGGAACATGTGTTACAGGAAAAAGGAGTCAAGTACGAAATCATTAAGCATGAAGGCCCCATCAAAACGGCGCAGGAAGGTGCAGCCTTTTTGGGAATCGAAATTGGACAGACCGCGCCCGCCTTGGTACTGAGAGCCGGAAATGAGTATTGCGCCCTGATTGTTTCCGGCGACCGCGGACGCGTCAACCTGGAAGAAACGGCGGCTCTTATGGGATATGATTCTCTAAAAATGGCTAGCCCCAAGCAGGTTCTGCAGCTTACCGGACAGGAAGTGGGCAGTGTATCGCTGATGCTTCCGCTGCCTTGCATTGTAGACCGGAAGCTCTTCCGCTATCCCTTTGTTTACGGTGGTACGGGAGAGCCCGGATCTACCCTGAAAATATCGCCGCAAGCGTTGGAACAACTGAATGAGGTCGTCGCCTATCTGGATTAA
- the map gene encoding type I methionyl aminopeptidase: MTSDTEQDLEGLKAAGKVVGFTIAEMKKSVKPGMTTLELDKIGAEILKRFGAKSAPRETYDFPGDTCISLNEEVAHGIPGPKVIRAGDLINIDVSAELNGYYGDAAVSFQLPPYNQKLLRLCASAEETMMSVISHLRAGMRVNEIGRVMEAEARKRGYKVVRNLCSHGIGRTLHDTPHEILPYYNPRETTVLKPNQVITIEPFLSTGAQYVEQQPDGWTLTVPDNSRVAQFEHTIIVTKGRPIILTGA, from the coding sequence ATGACAAGTGATACAGAGCAAGATTTGGAAGGATTGAAGGCGGCAGGGAAGGTCGTCGGATTCACAATCGCTGAGATGAAAAAAAGCGTAAAGCCCGGCATGACGACGCTGGAGCTTGACAAAATAGGAGCGGAAATTCTGAAGCGTTTCGGGGCGAAATCGGCTCCGAGGGAAACGTATGATTTTCCGGGCGATACGTGCATCAGTCTGAACGAAGAAGTGGCGCACGGCATTCCGGGTCCAAAAGTGATTCGTGCCGGTGACCTCATCAACATCGATGTATCCGCCGAACTGAACGGTTATTACGGGGATGCCGCCGTATCATTTCAACTGCCTCCATACAACCAGAAGCTGCTGCGCCTATGCGCCAGCGCCGAAGAAACGATGATGAGCGTAATTTCCCATTTGCGCGCCGGAATGCGGGTCAACGAAATCGGCAGAGTGATGGAAGCGGAGGCCCGCAAACGCGGCTACAAAGTGGTGCGGAACCTGTGCAGCCACGGGATCGGCAGAACGCTGCACGATACGCCGCATGAAATTCTGCCCTATTACAACCCCCGCGAGACAACCGTTCTGAAACCAAACCAGGTCATAACGATTGAGCCGTTTCTGTCGACCGGCGCGCAATACGTCGAGCAGCAACCGGACGGCTGGACATTGACCGTACCTGATAACAGCCGGGTCGCGCAGTTCGAGCATACGATCATTGTAACCAAGGGACGACCCATCATCTTGACAGGCGCCTGA